In the genome of Leeuwenhoekiella sp. MAR_2009_132, one region contains:
- the fmt gene encoding methionyl-tRNA formyltransferase, which translates to MKDLRIVFMGTPDFAVAGLQKLVENNYKIVGVITAPDRPAGRGQKIQQSAVKTYAQSQNLNVLQPTNLKDEDFLAELKALKANLQIVVAFRMLPQVVWQMPEYGTFNLHASLLPDYRGAAPINWAIIKGETETGISTFFIDEKIDTGAIIFQEKLKIASDESAGILHDRLMHLGSDLILKTVKHIEQGEVSTTIQSKQEQLHTAYKLNRENTRINWSASIVDVHNLIRGLSPYPVAYTHFSNGDDKEYQLKIYQASKTSNEELPLLNTEPGKILVHDGKLYVATQNDWIELIEVQLSGKKKMLVKDLLNGFTFNEDAKML; encoded by the coding sequence ATGAAAGATTTAAGAATTGTTTTTATGGGAACACCAGATTTTGCTGTTGCCGGATTACAAAAACTGGTTGAAAATAATTATAAGATTGTGGGTGTTATAACTGCGCCAGACAGACCTGCGGGTAGAGGTCAAAAAATTCAACAGAGTGCTGTTAAAACCTATGCTCAAAGTCAGAATCTAAACGTTTTACAACCCACTAATTTAAAGGATGAAGACTTTCTGGCAGAATTAAAAGCACTTAAAGCAAATTTGCAGATTGTTGTGGCCTTTAGAATGCTACCGCAGGTAGTATGGCAAATGCCAGAATACGGCACTTTTAACTTACATGCATCACTACTTCCTGATTATAGAGGCGCAGCTCCTATAAACTGGGCTATTATAAAGGGAGAAACCGAAACCGGTATAAGTACCTTCTTTATAGATGAAAAGATAGATACCGGTGCAATTATATTTCAGGAAAAGCTCAAGATTGCTTCAGATGAAAGTGCGGGAATTTTACACGATCGACTGATGCATCTAGGTAGTGATCTAATACTTAAAACTGTAAAACATATAGAACAGGGTGAAGTATCAACTACTATACAGTCTAAACAGGAGCAGCTGCATACTGCATACAAGTTAAACAGGGAGAATACCCGAATCAATTGGTCAGCATCTATTGTAGACGTTCATAACTTAATACGTGGTTTGAGCCCATATCCTGTTGCTTACACGCATTTTAGCAATGGTGATGATAAGGAATATCAATTAAAAATTTATCAGGCATCTAAGACCTCTAATGAAGAATTACCCTTATTGAATACAGAACCGGGCAAAATCTTGGTGCACGACGGCAAACTATATGTTGCAACCCAAAATGATTGGATTGAATTAATAGAAGTTCAACTTTCTGGTAAGAAAAAAATGCTGGTAAAAGATTTACTAAATGGATTTACTTTTAATGAAGATGCTAAAATGCTGTAA
- a CDS encoding AAA family ATPase — protein sequence MTKRIVLIGGPSTGKTTLLNALKAKGHTCFDEVSREVTKAAQEEGIDQLFLTQPLLFSELLLERRIKQYQEASQLDQQFVFIDRGIPDVTAYMDFIGQDYPGKFKEACNVYKYDHIFVLPPWREIHTTDQERYESFEEALNIQEELIKTYKAYGYKPIEVPKADVENRVAFILENLDLCL from the coding sequence ATGACAAAACGTATCGTTCTCATAGGAGGACCCAGCACAGGAAAAACCACACTCCTTAATGCTTTAAAGGCTAAAGGTCACACCTGCTTTGATGAAGTGTCTAGAGAGGTTACAAAGGCCGCTCAGGAAGAAGGAATTGATCAGCTTTTTTTGACGCAGCCTCTTTTGTTTAGTGAACTTTTATTAGAACGCCGCATAAAGCAATATCAAGAGGCATCCCAACTTGATCAGCAATTTGTATTTATAGATCGGGGTATCCCAGATGTGACTGCCTATATGGACTTTATAGGACAGGATTATCCTGGAAAATTTAAGGAGGCCTGCAATGTGTATAAGTACGACCACATTTTTGTCCTTCCGCCGTGGCGCGAAATACATACTACAGATCAGGAACGCTATGAAAGTTTTGAAGAAGCGCTAAATATTCAAGAAGAACTGATAAAGACTTATAAAGCCTACGGGTATAAACCTATAGAAGTGCCTAAAGCAGATGTTGAAAACCGGGTTGCATTTATTCTTGAAAATCTAGATTTATGTCTGTAA
- the murA gene encoding UDP-N-acetylglucosamine 1-carboxyvinyltransferase: protein MGTFQIEGGHQLKGSIQPQGAKNEALQILCAVLLTPQEVIINNIPDIVDVNKLIDILSNLGVKIQKLGKGKYSFISDALHLEYLESERFKKEGGGLRGSIMIVGPLLARFGKGYIPRPGGDKIGRRRLDTHFEGMIKLGAKLRYNKEERFYGVEAPEGLKGTFMLLDEASVTGTANIVMAAVRAKGQTTIYNAACEPYLQQLCKMLNKMGANIKGIGSNMLIIEGVEELGGCEHTILPDMIEIGSWIGLAAMTKSEVTIKNVSWNDLGIIPATFRKLGITVERKGDDIFIPAHKEGYEIETFIDGSFMTISDAPWPGFTPDLLSIILVVATQAKGEVLIHQKMFESRLFFVDKLIDMGAKIILCDPHRATVIGHDFKSSLKATTMSSPDIRAGISLLIAALSAKGTSTIHNIEQIDRGYENIDERLRAIGAKIIRTA from the coding sequence ATGGGAACATTTCAAATAGAAGGAGGGCATCAACTTAAAGGATCCATCCAACCGCAGGGTGCAAAAAATGAAGCATTACAGATTTTGTGTGCCGTTTTATTAACCCCTCAGGAGGTTATCATAAATAATATTCCTGACATAGTTGATGTAAATAAACTTATAGATATTCTAAGCAATCTGGGTGTAAAAATCCAGAAGCTGGGTAAGGGTAAATATTCTTTTATAAGTGATGCATTACACCTTGAATATTTAGAAAGTGAACGCTTCAAGAAAGAAGGTGGTGGTTTGCGTGGTTCTATTATGATTGTAGGCCCGTTACTTGCTCGTTTTGGTAAAGGTTACATTCCGCGTCCTGGTGGCGATAAGATAGGCCGTCGCAGATTAGATACCCATTTTGAGGGTATGATTAAGCTGGGAGCTAAACTTAGATATAATAAAGAAGAACGTTTTTATGGCGTAGAAGCTCCTGAAGGTTTAAAAGGAACATTTATGTTGCTTGATGAAGCTTCTGTTACCGGTACCGCTAATATCGTTATGGCAGCTGTACGCGCTAAAGGGCAGACTACAATATATAATGCAGCTTGCGAACCTTACTTACAGCAATTGTGTAAGATGCTTAACAAAATGGGGGCTAATATAAAAGGTATTGGTTCTAACATGTTAATCATTGAGGGCGTTGAAGAATTGGGAGGATGTGAGCATACTATATTACCAGATATGATTGAAATAGGCTCGTGGATAGGTCTTGCAGCGATGACCAAAAGCGAAGTAACAATCAAAAATGTTAGCTGGAATGATCTTGGGATAATCCCGGCAACCTTTAGAAAATTAGGGATTACTGTAGAGCGTAAAGGAGATGATATTTTTATACCTGCACATAAAGAGGGTTATGAGATAGAGACCTTTATAGATGGTTCATTTATGACGATTAGTGATGCACCCTGGCCGGGTTTTACTCCAGATTTATTGAGTATTATTTTAGTTGTAGCGACACAGGCAAAAGGTGAAGTTTTAATACATCAAAAGATGTTTGAAAGCCGTTTATTTTTTGTAGATAAATTGATAGATATGGGTGCAAAAATTATTTTGTGTGACCCGCATCGCGCCACTGTAATAGGTCACGATTTCAAATCAAGTCTCAAAGCAACTACAATGTCATCACCAGATATCAGAGCTGGTATTTCTTTATTAATAGCAGCATTAAGCGCAAAAGGGACATCTACAATTCATAACATAGAACAAATAGATCGTGGTTATGAAAATATTGATGAACGACTACGAGCAATTGGAGCAAAAATTATTAGAACTGCTTAA
- a CDS encoding ATP-binding cassette domain-containing protein yields the protein MALLQVTNIHKQFGNRELLKSCDFQLETGEILGMFGSNGVGKSTLLKILFGTSTASEGYLKINEARYPVRHTIWDKNFIISKGLIGYLPQFSFLPKTAKVWDIIPSYFNGEDQNLIFRAPRMADIAKCRVSELSLGQKRYLEVLILGNLKHPFLLLDEPFSMVEPLFKELIHAFLISLKAKKGILLTDHYYTDVWKLADRKLILTNGKLKEVNRIGDLVAGGYLRTNT from the coding sequence TTGGCACTCCTGCAAGTAACTAATATACACAAACAGTTCGGTAATAGAGAATTACTGAAATCATGTGATTTTCAGCTTGAAACTGGAGAAATTTTAGGTATGTTTGGTAGCAACGGAGTCGGTAAAAGCACACTGCTAAAAATTTTATTTGGTACTTCAACAGCTTCCGAAGGATACTTGAAAATTAATGAAGCACGCTATCCTGTGCGACACACCATTTGGGATAAAAATTTTATAATTTCTAAAGGTTTAATAGGTTATTTGCCGCAGTTTAGTTTTTTACCCAAAACCGCTAAAGTATGGGACATTATTCCCAGCTATTTTAATGGAGAAGATCAAAATTTAATATTTAGAGCGCCGCGTATGGCGGATATAGCAAAATGTAGAGTGAGCGAACTTTCATTAGGTCAGAAGCGCTATTTAGAGGTTTTGATTTTAGGAAATTTAAAACATCCTTTTCTACTTCTCGATGAACCATTTTCTATGGTAGAACCGCTATTCAAAGAACTCATTCACGCTTTTTTAATTTCGCTTAAAGCGAAAAAAGGCATTTTACTTACCGATCATTACTATACAGATGTATGGAAACTAGCAGATCGAAAACTAATACTTACTAATGGTAAACTCAAAGAGGTTAATAGAATTGGAGATTTAGTTGCCGGTGGTTATTTAAGAACAAACACTTAA
- a CDS encoding DUF4290 domain-containing protein, with the protein MIDQLEYNTEREKLIIPEYGRHLQKMVNQAIAEEDDNKRNIIARSIIAVMGNIQPHFRDVPDFQHKLWDQLFIMSDFKLDVESPYEKPSREKLEEHPEPLDYPQNYPKYRFYGNNIKRMIDVAVEWEKGQLREALEFTIANHMKKCFLNWNKDTVDDDVIFKHLFELSNGNINLAKKEEDLRDTQKLMRPKKTNKTTNYRKKPVRGGGKKRY; encoded by the coding sequence TTGATAGATCAATTAGAATATAATACTGAGCGCGAAAAGCTCATCATACCTGAATATGGCCGTCATCTCCAAAAGATGGTTAATCAGGCAATTGCTGAAGAAGACGATAATAAACGTAATATAATTGCCCGTAGTATTATTGCTGTAATGGGTAATATTCAGCCGCATTTTAGAGATGTTCCAGATTTTCAACACAAACTTTGGGATCAATTATTTATAATGAGTGATTTTAAACTTGATGTTGAATCGCCTTATGAAAAACCTTCTCGAGAAAAGCTTGAGGAGCATCCAGAACCTTTAGATTATCCTCAAAACTATCCTAAATATCGTTTTTATGGTAACAACATAAAACGTATGATAGATGTTGCCGTAGAGTGGGAGAAAGGTCAATTGCGTGAAGCTTTAGAGTTTACAATCGCTAATCACATGAAGAAGTGTTTCTTAAACTGGAACAAAGACACCGTAGATGATGACGTGATTTTTAAGCATCTTTTTGAGTTAAGTAATGGGAACATTAATCTAGCTAAAAAGGAGGAAGACCTTAGGGATACGCAAAAGCTAATGCGACCTAAAAAGACTAACAAAACTACTAATTATCGCAAGAAACCTGTACGTGGTGGCGGTAAAAAACGATACTAA
- a CDS encoding cryptochrome/photolyase family protein, with translation MNTVSIFWFRRDLRLDDNVGFLEALKGDNPVLPIFIFDKKILDKLPEDDARVTFIFDTLQTMRNEMQEKYDSSLALFYGKPEDVWKQILNDYEVKEVFTNRDYEPYAKERDEKLTALFKEKNIEFKTFKDQVIFEKDDVVKGDGDPYIVYTPYKNKWLETFNEDTDLKIHYTSQYLSNLVKNSRLPNLILGDMGFRNASIKVPDYDVTPTLIDNYEDTRNFPAQDGTSRLGPHLRFGTVSVRKMVKKARAENNQVFLSELVWREFFMQILYHYPETVDNAFKKKYDRIEWRNNEEEFEKWKTGTTGFLLVDAGMRELNTTGYMHNRVRMLVASFLCKHLLIDWRWGETYFAEKLLDYEQSSNVGNWQWAAGSGVDAAPYFRIFNPMTQVDKFDKDKKYIKTYIPEYDTDEYPEKMVDHKEARERCLTAYKAAVS, from the coding sequence ATGAATACAGTTTCAATATTCTGGTTTAGAAGAGATTTAAGATTAGATGATAATGTAGGCTTTCTGGAAGCACTAAAAGGCGATAATCCCGTTTTACCTATTTTTATTTTTGATAAAAAAATTCTCGATAAACTTCCTGAAGATGACGCACGTGTCACTTTTATATTTGACACATTACAGACGATGCGCAACGAAATGCAGGAAAAATATGATAGTTCATTAGCCTTATTTTATGGAAAACCAGAAGATGTCTGGAAACAGATTTTAAATGATTACGAGGTAAAAGAAGTCTTTACCAATAGAGATTATGAACCTTATGCAAAAGAACGTGATGAGAAGCTTACGGCTTTATTTAAAGAAAAAAATATAGAATTTAAGACCTTTAAAGATCAGGTTATTTTTGAAAAAGATGATGTCGTAAAAGGAGACGGCGACCCATATATTGTTTACACACCTTATAAAAATAAATGGCTCGAGACTTTTAACGAAGACACAGACTTAAAAATTCACTATACGAGCCAATACTTAAGTAACCTTGTTAAAAATAGCAGATTACCCAATTTAATTTTGGGTGATATGGGTTTTAGAAATGCTTCAATTAAAGTGCCCGACTATGATGTTACCCCTACTCTAATAGATAATTACGAAGACACCCGCAATTTTCCTGCTCAGGACGGTACCTCACGGTTAGGCCCCCATTTACGCTTCGGTACCGTAAGTGTACGTAAAATGGTAAAAAAAGCACGTGCTGAAAATAATCAGGTATTTTTAAGTGAATTGGTATGGCGCGAATTTTTTATGCAAATACTTTATCATTATCCTGAAACGGTAGATAATGCTTTTAAAAAAAAATATGACCGCATAGAATGGCGTAATAATGAAGAGGAATTTGAAAAATGGAAAACCGGAACCACAGGATTTCTTTTAGTAGATGCCGGGATGCGAGAGCTAAATACTACCGGTTATATGCATAATCGCGTGCGTATGCTGGTTGCGAGTTTTTTATGTAAACATCTTTTAATAGACTGGCGCTGGGGGGAGACTTATTTTGCCGAAAAGCTTCTAGATTATGAGCAATCAAGTAATGTAGGTAATTGGCAATGGGCTGCGGGAAGCGGTGTAGATGCAGCTCCCTACTTCAGAATCTTTAATCCTATGACTCAAGTAGATAAATTTGATAAAGACAAAAAATATATCAAAACCTATATTCCTGAATACGACACTGATGAATACCCTGAAAAAATGGTAGATCATAAAGAAGCTCGGGAACGTTGCTTAACAGCTTATAAAGCTGCCGTCTCCTAA
- a CDS encoding 5' nucleotidase, NT5C type, with amino-acid sequence MTLFIDMDEVIADTYQAHIDLYNKKYNATLKKEDCLGSEVWQMVPEEHQAYIRNHANEPGFFKNLDVIKDSQEILKALQGKYELYIASAAMQFKTSLEDKADWLDTHFPFIPWQNRILCGHKHILKGDILIDDRSYNLQAFEGRGIQFSSPHNAHTIGFDRADTWQQVANLLL; translated from the coding sequence ATGACCCTATTTATAGATATGGACGAAGTCATTGCAGACACGTACCAGGCACATATTGATTTATACAACAAAAAATATAATGCAACTCTTAAAAAAGAAGATTGCTTAGGTTCTGAAGTTTGGCAAATGGTTCCTGAAGAGCATCAGGCATATATACGTAATCACGCCAACGAACCAGGATTCTTTAAAAATCTTGATGTTATAAAAGATAGCCAGGAAATTTTGAAAGCACTTCAAGGCAAATATGAATTATATATTGCTTCTGCGGCTATGCAATTTAAAACGAGCTTAGAAGACAAAGCTGATTGGTTAGACACACACTTTCCTTTTATACCGTGGCAAAACCGTATTTTATGTGGACACAAACACATTTTAAAGGGAGATATTTTAATAGACGATCGCTCCTATAATTTACAGGCTTTTGAAGGTAGAGGTATTCAGTTTTCATCACCTCACAACGCACACACTATTGGTTTTGACCGCGCAGATACATGGCAACAAGTAGCAAATTTGCTCTTATAA
- a CDS encoding DUF493 family protein yields MSTDTNSDEFYAKLKGRLEETTNWPTEYLYKFIVPSEAEKINKIEHIFDNLGAVITTKASSKGTYTSISINLQMKDADAVIAKYKEVSVVEGVISL; encoded by the coding sequence ATGAGTACAGATACTAACTCTGATGAATTTTATGCAAAACTGAAAGGAAGACTGGAGGAAACTACCAACTGGCCTACAGAATACTTATATAAATTTATAGTTCCGTCTGAAGCAGAGAAAATAAATAAGATTGAGCATATATTTGATAATCTGGGTGCTGTGATTACAACTAAAGCCTCTAGCAAAGGAACCTATACCAGTATTTCAATTAATTTACAGATGAAAGATGCAGATGCCGTTATTGCAAAATACAAGGAAGTATCTGTTGTTGAAGGTGTAATTTCATTATAA
- a CDS encoding ATP-dependent DNA helicase RecQ: MSVTPLDILQKYWSYENFRPKQLEIISAVINKQDTFALLPTGGGKSICYQIPALLQEGIAVVISPLLSLMRDQVMQLIQRNIKALYIPGGIHYNDLDALLDNCIYGNYKLVYLSPERLQNELVLARLKQMNISLIAVDEAHCISQWGHDFRPAYRNISAFRKNFPEVACIALTATATKKVQEDIIEQLNMTEAMVVQNSFERKNLAYKVVAEEDKYGRLIQLFKKYTGSAIVYVRSRKTAQNYASFLQANGITSHYYHGGLGNGERQQRFEDWSKNKTQVMVATSAFGMGIDKADVTTVVHVELPESLESYFQEAGRAGRDGTTAQSIILYNPSDESRLANQFLNVLPAVEYVKKVYKKLNSYFQVSYGEGEQETFRFDFMEFCNTYNFKTLITYNALQLLDRNSVLVLSQEFYRKSTLQFTISPINLTYYLIKNPGIDTVVKSILRTYGGIYDQPLAIDHTIIAKKAGVPLAQIHKILLQLQVDNVALYDHKNYDSAVTFLVQREDVLTVNKISKHITAQNTRKVNQVNSIISYLNTNTICRSIQLLAYFEEKQLTPCGVCDVCIRARRKAKLVTTKMIESKIVALLQVKNHTSTSIVETLYTLEEAEIIKALKNLLATEKIQITPSNSYKLK, translated from the coding sequence ATGTCTGTAACTCCCCTTGATATTTTACAAAAATATTGGAGTTATGAAAATTTCAGACCAAAGCAGCTTGAGATTATATCTGCTGTTATAAACAAGCAAGATACCTTTGCGCTATTACCCACCGGTGGAGGTAAATCTATCTGCTATCAAATTCCTGCATTACTACAAGAAGGCATAGCTGTGGTAATTTCTCCCTTATTGTCATTGATGCGGGATCAGGTTATGCAGCTTATCCAAAGAAATATAAAAGCATTGTACATACCGGGAGGTATTCATTATAATGACCTTGATGCGTTATTAGATAATTGTATCTACGGAAATTATAAGTTAGTGTATTTATCTCCCGAACGACTTCAGAATGAATTAGTGCTTGCCAGACTAAAGCAAATGAACATTTCACTAATCGCTGTAGACGAGGCACATTGTATCTCGCAATGGGGACACGATTTTAGACCGGCTTACCGCAACATTTCGGCATTTAGAAAAAACTTTCCAGAGGTTGCCTGTATTGCGCTAACCGCTACCGCTACAAAAAAAGTTCAGGAAGATATAATTGAACAATTAAATATGACCGAAGCTATGGTTGTTCAAAATTCTTTTGAACGTAAAAACCTGGCCTATAAAGTAGTAGCTGAAGAAGATAAATATGGCAGGCTTATACAACTATTTAAAAAATATACAGGTAGCGCTATTGTCTATGTGCGTAGTCGTAAAACCGCTCAAAACTATGCTTCATTTTTACAGGCAAATGGCATAACTTCCCATTATTATCACGGTGGCTTAGGCAATGGTGAACGCCAGCAACGATTTGAAGATTGGTCTAAAAACAAAACCCAGGTAATGGTTGCTACCAGTGCTTTTGGAATGGGGATAGATAAAGCCGATGTTACAACTGTTGTACACGTAGAATTACCTGAAAGTCTAGAAAGTTATTTTCAGGAAGCAGGCAGAGCAGGTAGAGATGGTACCACAGCACAAAGCATTATACTTTATAATCCCTCTGATGAAAGCAGACTGGCAAATCAATTCTTAAATGTATTACCCGCTGTTGAGTATGTAAAAAAGGTTTACAAAAAACTCAATAGTTATTTTCAGGTTTCTTACGGTGAAGGTGAGCAGGAAACATTTCGTTTTGATTTTATGGAATTTTGCAATACGTATAATTTTAAAACGCTTATCACTTATAATGCATTACAGCTTTTAGATCGTAATAGTGTTCTGGTCTTGTCTCAAGAATTTTATAGAAAGTCTACCCTTCAATTTACAATTTCACCTATTAATTTAACTTATTACCTCATTAAAAACCCGGGTATAGACACCGTGGTGAAAAGTATTTTAAGAACATATGGCGGTATATATGATCAACCTTTAGCTATAGATCATACGATTATAGCTAAAAAAGCCGGTGTGCCTCTAGCCCAGATTCATAAAATATTATTACAACTACAGGTTGATAATGTCGCTCTTTACGACCACAAAAATTATGACTCTGCTGTTACTTTTCTGGTACAACGCGAAGATGTTTTAACAGTAAATAAAATTTCAAAACATATTACCGCTCAAAATACCCGAAAAGTAAATCAAGTAAACAGTATAATAAGCTATTTAAATACAAATACTATTTGTAGAAGTATACAGCTTCTGGCTTATTTTGAAGAAAAACAACTAACTCCCTGCGGAGTTTGCGATGTATGTATACGTGCAAGGCGAAAAGCTAAATTAGTAACCACTAAAATGATTGAGTCTAAAATAGTAGCTTTGCTTCAGGTTAAAAATCACACCTCTACATCCATTGTTGAAACACTATATACGCTTGAAGAAGCTGAAATTATAAAGGCGCTGAAAAATCTTTTAGCTACTGAAAAAATACAAATAACTCCTTCTAATTCATATAAACTGAAATGA